Proteins encoded in a region of the Anopheles aquasalis chromosome 2, idAnoAquaMG_Q_19, whole genome shotgun sequence genome:
- the LOC126581301 gene encoding peritrophin-1-like: MKGIAVLMLVGMLATAACAQEAEQVCPEHDDIFNPVHFPHPTNCAKFYKCYNGEKFEIDCPAGLHWSIEKDYCDYPSEAGCTSDSIRIVNKF, translated from the exons ATGAAAG GTATTGCAGTTTTGATGCTAGTCGGCATGCTTGCCACTGCTGCATGTGCACAGGAAGCGGAACAGGTTTGTCCGGAGCATGACGACATTTTCAATCCAGTGCACTTCCCGCACCCAACCAACTGTGCAAAGTTCTACAAATGCTACAATGGGGAGAAGTTTGAGATTGATTGTCCCGCCGGACTGCACTGGAGCATCGAGAAGGACTATTGTGACTATCCCTCGGAAGCCGGATGTACATCCGATTCCATAAGAATTGTAAATAAATTCTAA
- the LOC126581300 gene encoding uncharacterized protein LOC126581300: MFRRSKQTTAPLPKPPTEEQMMEDLQLYHETRPQQAVSKVDGEGEPLGAEPKIETWWKEFEATLEDHREFQDIKLNLEQMRTALQETKSNLQSSCKDIELQLEHDLERIRTTMSG, from the coding sequence ATGTTCCGGCGATCGAAACAAACCACTGCCCCACTCCCGAAGCCACCGACGGAGGAACAAATGATGGAGGATCTGCAGCTGTACCACGAAACACGTCCCCAGCAGGCAGTGAGCAAAGTcgacggagaaggagaacCGCTGGGTGCCgagccaaaaatcgaaacctGGTGGAAAGAATTTGAGGCCACGCTGGAGGACCACCGAGAGTTTCAGGACATCAAGCTAAACCTGGAACAGATGCGCACGGCACTACAGGAAACGAAAAGCAATCTGCAAAGCTCCTGCAAGGATATCGAGCTTCAACTCGAACACGACCTAGAGCGGATACGAACGACGATGAGCGGATAA
- the LOC126581298 gene encoding uncharacterized protein LOC126581298 isoform X2 — MEGGGGGGVGEASDRSASPNNASNTAGRGVNAGGGLTAVPNGGAGPLTVPADGGAGAQKTWVKFEEEQEPGASSKSPSPSLPPPPASVKQSGSSSQRVTSTSSSTIDSAPPAVLPTETVHVNLDTRSPKQVPTPNASQSGAGMSSAGTGQPNTATPGLNKTSQPAVIDIPKQSVNVVQPIQSQNMRTIELSTGRVREGFANGDVIVTLLPTNTRWPWITPAVFRPELVPEELMAQGLTLTVEEYVHAMETLVNDYRFTLYNICYKRVLIVWILFAFIVLVGLLFSGIYGITLFSLGVAWLFLNAAAIFLCMWVKLKLARGLERCMARVNKQLIRHKILLALDDRGHISCHKVNLCFLYFEPSQCISYLNEFIERSEQNGNTIEPGWESRLDVTTNDIVIQGANTTRLSRKQERGMLLLLRYASRWGNEARRGLIDVTPQEPARHCPQYQCPCQYVEQHLKCKPRGYPCSCCALISDPHYQYHY; from the exons atggaaggtggtggtggtggtggtgttggtgaagcgTCTGACCGCAGTGCGTCGCCCAACAATGCCTCGAACACCGCCGGAAGGGGTGTGAACGCAGGTGGAGGATTGACGGCCGTTCCCAACGGTGGCGCTGGTCCGCTAACGGTGCCTGCCGATGGCGGTGCTGGGGCCCAGAAAACTTGGGTAAAGTTCGAGGAGGAGCAAGAGCCCGGTGCCAGCAGCAAG tcaccgtcaccatcgttacCACCGCCTCCTGCGTCGGTTAAGCAGTCGGGTAGCTCGAGCCAACGGGTGACCTCCACTTCCTCGAGCACAATAGACTCCGCACCACCGGCCGTCCTGCCAACGGAAACCGTTCACGTGAATCTCGATACCAGGTCACCAAAGCAAGTGCCCACCCCCAATGCATCACAATCGGGCGCCGGAATGTCATCCGCGGGCACCGGTCAGCCAAATACGGCCACACCCGGTCTCAACAAAACATCACAACCGGCCGTCATCGACATCCCGAAACAATCGGTCAACGTGGTGCAACCGATTCAATCACAAAACATGCGCACCATCGAACTGTCCACCGGCCGTGTACGGGAAGGTTTCG CGAACGGAGATGTGATCGTTACGTTGCTACCGACCAACACACGCTGGCCATGGATTACACCGGCCGTCTTCCGACCGGAACTTGTCCCTGAAGAGCTGATGGCACAAGGGCTGACG CTCACGGTGGAGGAGTACGTGCACGCAATGGAAACACTGGTCAACGATTACCGGTTCACGCTGTACAACATCTGCTACAAGCGTGTCCTGATCGTGTGGATTCTGTTTGCGTTCATCGTACTGGTCGGTCTGTTGTTCTCGGGTATCTACGGTATCACACTGTTCTCGCTTGGTGTTGCTTGGCTGTTCCTGAACGCGGCCGCCATCTTCCTGTGCATGTGGGTAAAGCTGAAGCTCGCACGTGGCCTGGAGCGGTGTATGGCACGCGTGAACAAGCAACTGATCCGCCACAAGATCCTACTAGCTCTCGACGATCGTGGGCACATTTCCTGCCACAAGGTGAACCTGTGCTTCCTGTACTTTGAACCATCGCAGTGCATCAGCTATCTGAACGAGTTTATCGAGCGGAGCGAACAGAACGGCAACACGATCGAACCGGGCTGGGAGAGCCGGCTCGATGTGACGACGAACGATATCGTAATCCAGGGTGCCAACACGACCCGTCTTTCACGGAAGCAA GAACgtggaatgctgctgttgctgcgctaCGCGTCCCGGTGGGGCAATGAAGCCCGGAGGGGTCTGATCGATGTGACGCCACAGGAACCGGCCCGACACTGCCCTCAGTACCAGTGTCCGTGTCAGTACGTTGAACAGCACTTGAAGTGCAAACCGCGAG GATATCCGTGCAGTTGTTGTGCATTAATTTCTGATCCACACTATCAGTACCACTACTGA
- the LOC126581298 gene encoding uncharacterized protein LOC126581298 isoform X3, whose amino-acid sequence MEGGGGGGVGEASDRSASPNNASNTAGRGVNAGGGLTAVPNGGAGPLTVPADGGAGAQKTWVKFEEEQEPGASSKSPSPSLPPPPASVKQSGSSSQRVTSTSSSTIDSAPPAVLPTETVHVNLDTRSPKQVPTPNASQSGAGMSSAGTGQPNTATPGLNKTSQPAVIDIPKQSVNVVQPIQSQNMRTIELSTGRVREGFANGDVIVTLLPTNTRWPWITPAVFRPELVPEELMAQGLTLTVEEYVHAMETLVNDYRFTLYNICYKRVLIVWILFAFIVLVGLLFSGIYGITLFSLGVAWLFLNAAAIFLCMWVKLKLARGLERCMARVNKQLIRHKILLALDDRGHISCHKVNLCFLYFEPSQCISYLNEFIERSEQNGNTIEPGWESRLDVTTNDIVIQGANTTRLSRKQERGMLLLLRYASRWGNEARRGLIDVTPQEPARHCPQYQCPCQYVEQHLKCKPRGYPWKWLSPICGQVYPNN is encoded by the exons atggaaggtggtggtggtggtggtgttggtgaagcgTCTGACCGCAGTGCGTCGCCCAACAATGCCTCGAACACCGCCGGAAGGGGTGTGAACGCAGGTGGAGGATTGACGGCCGTTCCCAACGGTGGCGCTGGTCCGCTAACGGTGCCTGCCGATGGCGGTGCTGGGGCCCAGAAAACTTGGGTAAAGTTCGAGGAGGAGCAAGAGCCCGGTGCCAGCAGCAAG tcaccgtcaccatcgttacCACCGCCTCCTGCGTCGGTTAAGCAGTCGGGTAGCTCGAGCCAACGGGTGACCTCCACTTCCTCGAGCACAATAGACTCCGCACCACCGGCCGTCCTGCCAACGGAAACCGTTCACGTGAATCTCGATACCAGGTCACCAAAGCAAGTGCCCACCCCCAATGCATCACAATCGGGCGCCGGAATGTCATCCGCGGGCACCGGTCAGCCAAATACGGCCACACCCGGTCTCAACAAAACATCACAACCGGCCGTCATCGACATCCCGAAACAATCGGTCAACGTGGTGCAACCGATTCAATCACAAAACATGCGCACCATCGAACTGTCCACCGGCCGTGTACGGGAAGGTTTCG CGAACGGAGATGTGATCGTTACGTTGCTACCGACCAACACACGCTGGCCATGGATTACACCGGCCGTCTTCCGACCGGAACTTGTCCCTGAAGAGCTGATGGCACAAGGGCTGACG CTCACGGTGGAGGAGTACGTGCACGCAATGGAAACACTGGTCAACGATTACCGGTTCACGCTGTACAACATCTGCTACAAGCGTGTCCTGATCGTGTGGATTCTGTTTGCGTTCATCGTACTGGTCGGTCTGTTGTTCTCGGGTATCTACGGTATCACACTGTTCTCGCTTGGTGTTGCTTGGCTGTTCCTGAACGCGGCCGCCATCTTCCTGTGCATGTGGGTAAAGCTGAAGCTCGCACGTGGCCTGGAGCGGTGTATGGCACGCGTGAACAAGCAACTGATCCGCCACAAGATCCTACTAGCTCTCGACGATCGTGGGCACATTTCCTGCCACAAGGTGAACCTGTGCTTCCTGTACTTTGAACCATCGCAGTGCATCAGCTATCTGAACGAGTTTATCGAGCGGAGCGAACAGAACGGCAACACGATCGAACCGGGCTGGGAGAGCCGGCTCGATGTGACGACGAACGATATCGTAATCCAGGGTGCCAACACGACCCGTCTTTCACGGAAGCAA GAACgtggaatgctgctgttgctgcgctaCGCGTCCCGGTGGGGCAATGAAGCCCGGAGGGGTCTGATCGATGTGACGCCACAGGAACCGGCCCGACACTGCCCTCAGTACCAGTGTCCGTGTCAGTACGTTGAACAGCACTTGAAGTGCAAACCGCGAG GATACCCGTGGAAGTGGCTTTCACCGATCTGCGGACAAGTGTACCCGAATAACTAG
- the LOC126581298 gene encoding uncharacterized protein LOC126581298 isoform X4 yields the protein MEGGGGGGVGEASDRSASPNNASNTAGRGVNAGGGLTAVPNGGAGPLTVPADGGAGAQKTWVKFEEEQEPGASSKSPSPSLPPPPASVKQSGSSSQRVTSTSSSTIDSAPPAVLPTETVHVNLDTRSPKQVPTPNASQSGAGMSSAGTGQPNTATPGLNKTSQPAVIDIPKQSVNVVQPIQSQNMRTIELSTGRVREGFANGDVIVTLLPTNTRWPWITPAVFRPELVPEELMAQGLTLTVEEYVHAMETLVNDYRFTLYNICYKRVLIVWILFAFIVLVGLLFSGIYGITLFSLGVAWLFLNAAAIFLCMWVKLKLARGLERCMARVNKQLIRHKILLALDDRGHISCHKVNLCFLYFEPSQCISYLNEFIERSEQNGNTIEPGWESRLDVTTNDIVIQGANTTRLSRKQERGMLLLLRYASRWGNEARRGLIDVTPQEPARHCPQYQCPCQYVEQHLKCKPRGLRTLSPVNSYPHY from the exons atggaaggtggtggtggtggtggtgttggtgaagcgTCTGACCGCAGTGCGTCGCCCAACAATGCCTCGAACACCGCCGGAAGGGGTGTGAACGCAGGTGGAGGATTGACGGCCGTTCCCAACGGTGGCGCTGGTCCGCTAACGGTGCCTGCCGATGGCGGTGCTGGGGCCCAGAAAACTTGGGTAAAGTTCGAGGAGGAGCAAGAGCCCGGTGCCAGCAGCAAG tcaccgtcaccatcgttacCACCGCCTCCTGCGTCGGTTAAGCAGTCGGGTAGCTCGAGCCAACGGGTGACCTCCACTTCCTCGAGCACAATAGACTCCGCACCACCGGCCGTCCTGCCAACGGAAACCGTTCACGTGAATCTCGATACCAGGTCACCAAAGCAAGTGCCCACCCCCAATGCATCACAATCGGGCGCCGGAATGTCATCCGCGGGCACCGGTCAGCCAAATACGGCCACACCCGGTCTCAACAAAACATCACAACCGGCCGTCATCGACATCCCGAAACAATCGGTCAACGTGGTGCAACCGATTCAATCACAAAACATGCGCACCATCGAACTGTCCACCGGCCGTGTACGGGAAGGTTTCG CGAACGGAGATGTGATCGTTACGTTGCTACCGACCAACACACGCTGGCCATGGATTACACCGGCCGTCTTCCGACCGGAACTTGTCCCTGAAGAGCTGATGGCACAAGGGCTGACG CTCACGGTGGAGGAGTACGTGCACGCAATGGAAACACTGGTCAACGATTACCGGTTCACGCTGTACAACATCTGCTACAAGCGTGTCCTGATCGTGTGGATTCTGTTTGCGTTCATCGTACTGGTCGGTCTGTTGTTCTCGGGTATCTACGGTATCACACTGTTCTCGCTTGGTGTTGCTTGGCTGTTCCTGAACGCGGCCGCCATCTTCCTGTGCATGTGGGTAAAGCTGAAGCTCGCACGTGGCCTGGAGCGGTGTATGGCACGCGTGAACAAGCAACTGATCCGCCACAAGATCCTACTAGCTCTCGACGATCGTGGGCACATTTCCTGCCACAAGGTGAACCTGTGCTTCCTGTACTTTGAACCATCGCAGTGCATCAGCTATCTGAACGAGTTTATCGAGCGGAGCGAACAGAACGGCAACACGATCGAACCGGGCTGGGAGAGCCGGCTCGATGTGACGACGAACGATATCGTAATCCAGGGTGCCAACACGACCCGTCTTTCACGGAAGCAA GAACgtggaatgctgctgttgctgcgctaCGCGTCCCGGTGGGGCAATGAAGCCCGGAGGGGTCTGATCGATGTGACGCCACAGGAACCGGCCCGACACTGCCCTCAGTACCAGTGTCCGTGTCAGTACGTTGAACAGCACTTGAAGTGCAAACCGCGAG GGTTGCGCACGCTCTCTCCTGTCAATTCTTATCCCCATTACTAG
- the LOC126581298 gene encoding uncharacterized protein LOC126581298 isoform X1 codes for MEGGGGGGVGEASDRSASPNNASNTAGRGVNAGGGLTAVPNGGAGPLTVPADGGAGAQKTWVKFEEEQEPGASSKSPSPSLPPPPASVKQSGSSSQRVTSTSSSTIDSAPPAVLPTETVHVNLDTRSPKQVPTPNASQSGAGMSSAGTGQPNTATPGLNKTSQPAVIDIPKQSVNVVQPIQSQNMRTIELSTGRVREGFANGDVIVTLLPTNTRWPWITPAVFRPELVPEELMAQGLTLTVEEYVHAMETLVNDYRFTLYNICYKRVLIVWILFAFIVLVGLLFSGIYGITLFSLGVAWLFLNAAAIFLCMWVKLKLARGLERCMARVNKQLIRHKILLALDDRGHISCHKVNLCFLYFEPSQCISYLNEFIERSEQNGNTIEPGWESRLDVTTNDIVIQGANTTRLSRKQGRAEGIFLRYLQRWGKDYLRRRLDWTIEENAIVSAPRHLPTAYCPCQYAEEVMLQKKPKDDPRVCCASVRQLLARVGFQF; via the exons atggaaggtggtggtggtggtggtgttggtgaagcgTCTGACCGCAGTGCGTCGCCCAACAATGCCTCGAACACCGCCGGAAGGGGTGTGAACGCAGGTGGAGGATTGACGGCCGTTCCCAACGGTGGCGCTGGTCCGCTAACGGTGCCTGCCGATGGCGGTGCTGGGGCCCAGAAAACTTGGGTAAAGTTCGAGGAGGAGCAAGAGCCCGGTGCCAGCAGCAAG tcaccgtcaccatcgttacCACCGCCTCCTGCGTCGGTTAAGCAGTCGGGTAGCTCGAGCCAACGGGTGACCTCCACTTCCTCGAGCACAATAGACTCCGCACCACCGGCCGTCCTGCCAACGGAAACCGTTCACGTGAATCTCGATACCAGGTCACCAAAGCAAGTGCCCACCCCCAATGCATCACAATCGGGCGCCGGAATGTCATCCGCGGGCACCGGTCAGCCAAATACGGCCACACCCGGTCTCAACAAAACATCACAACCGGCCGTCATCGACATCCCGAAACAATCGGTCAACGTGGTGCAACCGATTCAATCACAAAACATGCGCACCATCGAACTGTCCACCGGCCGTGTACGGGAAGGTTTCG CGAACGGAGATGTGATCGTTACGTTGCTACCGACCAACACACGCTGGCCATGGATTACACCGGCCGTCTTCCGACCGGAACTTGTCCCTGAAGAGCTGATGGCACAAGGGCTGACG CTCACGGTGGAGGAGTACGTGCACGCAATGGAAACACTGGTCAACGATTACCGGTTCACGCTGTACAACATCTGCTACAAGCGTGTCCTGATCGTGTGGATTCTGTTTGCGTTCATCGTACTGGTCGGTCTGTTGTTCTCGGGTATCTACGGTATCACACTGTTCTCGCTTGGTGTTGCTTGGCTGTTCCTGAACGCGGCCGCCATCTTCCTGTGCATGTGGGTAAAGCTGAAGCTCGCACGTGGCCTGGAGCGGTGTATGGCACGCGTGAACAAGCAACTGATCCGCCACAAGATCCTACTAGCTCTCGACGATCGTGGGCACATTTCCTGCCACAAGGTGAACCTGTGCTTCCTGTACTTTGAACCATCGCAGTGCATCAGCTATCTGAACGAGTTTATCGAGCGGAGCGAACAGAACGGCAACACGATCGAACCGGGCTGGGAGAGCCGGCTCGATGTGACGACGAACGATATCGTAATCCAGGGTGCCAACACGACCCGTCTTTCACGGAAGCAA GGACGAGCGGAGGGCATCTTTCTGCGGTATCTGCAGCGCTGGGGCAAGGACTATCTGCGGCGCCGGTTGGACTGGACCATCGAGGAGAACGCGATCGTATCGGCCCCACGACACCTCCCGACCGCCTACTGTCCCTGCCAGTACGCGGAGGAAGTGATGCTACAGAAGAAACCGAAAGACGATCCACGCGTATGCTGTGCCTCGGTGCGCCAGCTGCTTGCCCGGGTCGGATTCCAGTTTtaa